The Sphingosinicella humi genome has a window encoding:
- a CDS encoding CC_3452 family protein codes for MLRSTVLAFALVAAPALAAPHYRAEPAAQPAETRFPVRDVMWTCGEGSCMGGESNSRPAIVCALLAREVGTLLSFSAADKPLPPEQLEKCNARARP; via the coding sequence ATGCTGAGATCCACCGTTCTTGCTTTCGCCTTGGTCGCCGCGCCGGCGCTTGCTGCTCCCCATTATCGTGCCGAGCCCGCCGCGCAGCCGGCGGAAACCCGCTTTCCCGTTCGCGACGTGATGTGGACCTGCGGCGAGGGCAGCTGCATGGGCGGCGAGAGCAACAGCCGTCCCGCCATCGTTTGCGCGCTCCTCGCGAGGGAAGTGGGCACGCTGCTAAGTTTCAGTGCCGCCGACAAGCCGCTGCCCCCCGAACAGCTGGAAAAGTGCAACGCCCGGGCCCGCCCCTAG